The Larimichthys crocea isolate SSNF chromosome XI, L_crocea_2.0, whole genome shotgun sequence genome has a segment encoding these proteins:
- the bpnt1 gene encoding 3'(2'),5'-bisphosphate nucleotidase 1 isoform X2 gives MSGSPAVVMRLVASAHTVAEKAGAIVRKVLHSGDLGIVEKTGANDLQTLADRLAQQSICASLSRRFPKITIIGEEELPAEEVREDLIESGHSEEILQKTCPAEYRELKEEELVVWVDPLDGTKEYTEGLLDNVTVLIGIAYAGKAIAGVINQPFYNYQLGAGSALGRTMWGMPGLGAFGFQLQEVPGDKRIVTTTRSHSNKVVTDCVDAMEPHEVIRVGGAGNKIIQLVEGRASAYVFASPGCKKWDTCAPEAILHAVGGKLTDMHGNAYRYHANVKHMNSAGVLATLRNHEYYASRVPQSVLQALKSD, from the exons ATGTCTGGGAGTCCTGCTGTAGTCATGCGCCTGGTGGCCTCTGCCCACACTGTAGCTGAAAAGGCTGGAGCCATTGTGAGGAAAGTGCTTCACAGTGGAGATCTTGGCATTGTGGAGAAG ACTGGAGCTAATGATCTGCAGACGCTGGCAGACAGGCTGGCACAGCAGAGCATTTGTGCATCGCTGTCCAGACGTTTCCCCAAAATCACCATCATAGGAGAGGAG GAGCTTCCAGCTGAGGAGGTAAGAGAAGATCTCATTGAGAGTGGCCACTCAGAGGAAATCCTTCAGAAGACGTGTCCGGCAGAATATAGAGAGctgaaagaagaggag CTCGTTGTGTGGGTCGATCCTCTCGATGGCACGAAAGAATACACTGAAG GGCTTCTGGATAATGTGACGGTGCTTATTGGTATCGCATACGCTGGCAAAGCTATTGCAGGCGTCATCAACCAGCCTTTCTACAACTACCAG CTCGGAGCAGGATCAGCTTTAGGACGAACCATGTGGGGAATGCCGGGATTAGGCGCCTTTGGATTTCAGCTGCAGGAAGTTCCAGGTGACAAACGCATCGTCACCACGACGCGTTCCCATAGCAACAAGGTGGTAACAGACTGTGTGGATGCCATGGAGCCTCATGAGGTTATAAGAGTGGGTGGCGCTGGGAACAAG ATAATCCAGCTTGTTGAAGGAAGAGCTTCTGCTTACGTCTTCGCCAGTCCAGGGTGCAAGAAATGGGACACCTGTGCTCCTGAGGCCATCCTGCATGCCgttggag GTAAACTGACCGACATGCATGGCAACGCATACCGCTACCATGCCAATGTAAAGCACATGAACTCGGCCGGCGTTCTTGCAACACTGCGCAACCACGAGTACTACGCCAGCAGAGTGCCACAGTCAGTGCTGCAAGCCCTCAAGTCAGACTGA
- the bpnt1 gene encoding 3'(2'),5'-bisphosphate nucleotidase 1 isoform X1, translating into MSGSPAVVMRLVASAHTVAEKAGAIVRKVLHSGDLGIVEKTGANDLQTLADRLAQQSICASLSRRFPKITIIGEEELPAEEVREDLIESGHSEEILQKTCPAEYRELKEEELVVWVDPLDGTKEYTEASRCLRHQTDAQIPHHKGSDTYRPHSTALWLLDNVTVLIGIAYAGKAIAGVINQPFYNYQLGAGSALGRTMWGMPGLGAFGFQLQEVPGDKRIVTTTRSHSNKVVTDCVDAMEPHEVIRVGGAGNKIIQLVEGRASAYVFASPGCKKWDTCAPEAILHAVGGKLTDMHGNAYRYHANVKHMNSAGVLATLRNHEYYASRVPQSVLQALKSD; encoded by the exons ATGTCTGGGAGTCCTGCTGTAGTCATGCGCCTGGTGGCCTCTGCCCACACTGTAGCTGAAAAGGCTGGAGCCATTGTGAGGAAAGTGCTTCACAGTGGAGATCTTGGCATTGTGGAGAAG ACTGGAGCTAATGATCTGCAGACGCTGGCAGACAGGCTGGCACAGCAGAGCATTTGTGCATCGCTGTCCAGACGTTTCCCCAAAATCACCATCATAGGAGAGGAG GAGCTTCCAGCTGAGGAGGTAAGAGAAGATCTCATTGAGAGTGGCCACTCAGAGGAAATCCTTCAGAAGACGTGTCCGGCAGAATATAGAGAGctgaaagaagaggag CTCGTTGTGTGGGTCGATCCTCTCGATGGCACGAAAGAATACACTGAAG CTTCACGGTGTCTCCGTCACCAAACCGATGCCCAGATACCACACCACAAAGGGTCGGACACATATCGGCCTCACAGCACAGCTCTCT GGCTTCTGGATAATGTGACGGTGCTTATTGGTATCGCATACGCTGGCAAAGCTATTGCAGGCGTCATCAACCAGCCTTTCTACAACTACCAG CTCGGAGCAGGATCAGCTTTAGGACGAACCATGTGGGGAATGCCGGGATTAGGCGCCTTTGGATTTCAGCTGCAGGAAGTTCCAGGTGACAAACGCATCGTCACCACGACGCGTTCCCATAGCAACAAGGTGGTAACAGACTGTGTGGATGCCATGGAGCCTCATGAGGTTATAAGAGTGGGTGGCGCTGGGAACAAG ATAATCCAGCTTGTTGAAGGAAGAGCTTCTGCTTACGTCTTCGCCAGTCCAGGGTGCAAGAAATGGGACACCTGTGCTCCTGAGGCCATCCTGCATGCCgttggag GTAAACTGACCGACATGCATGGCAACGCATACCGCTACCATGCCAATGTAAAGCACATGAACTCGGCCGGCGTTCTTGCAACACTGCGCAACCACGAGTACTACGCCAGCAGAGTGCCACAGTCAGTGCTGCAAGCCCTCAAGTCAGACTGA
- the saysd1 gene encoding SAYSvFN domain-containing protein 1, giving the protein MEQRLAEFRARRQAVVRKDEETAAQTMQDTAPPTDTTPTADTQQTEEEEASPQSSPSKDGGDWLLDSALGKWLSSKQVVCSNLTLLKVLLWLVLLGLFAELEFGLPFFVISLFYWLYEGLRSPAAREPGELSAYSVFNPDCQPLLGSLTAEQLEGEMGYRPLANR; this is encoded by the exons ATGGAGCAGAGGCTCGCCGAGTTCAGAGCCAGGAGACAGGCTGTTGTTAGGAAGGACGAggagacagcagcacagacgATGCAGGACACAGCTCCACCGACTGACACGACACCGACAGctgacacacaacagacagaagaggaggaggcttCACCTCAGAGCTCTCCGAGCAAG GACGGCGGTGATTGGCTGCTGGACAGCGCTCTGGGAAAGTGGCTGTCCTCGAAACAAGTCGTCTGCTCAAACCTCACCTTGCTTAAAGTGCTGCTGTGGCTGGTGTTGCTTGGTCTCTTTGCTGAACTGGAGTTTGGCCTGCCTTTCTTCGTCATCTCCCTCTTTTACTGGCTCTATGAAGGACTCCGCAGCCCAGCTGCCCGCGAGCCCGGAGAACTGAGCGCTTATTCTGTCTTCAATCCGGACTGTCAGCCTCTGCTGGGCTCTCTcactgcagagcagctggagggagagatgggTTACAGACCACTGGCTAACAGATGA
- the grcc10 gene encoding protein C10 has protein sequence MASAPAQQPTLTVEQTRVVLSEVIQAFSVPENAARMEEARESACNDMGKMLQLVLPVATQIQQEVIKAYGFNNEGEGVLKFARLVKMYETQDPEIAAMSVKLKSLLLPSLSTPPIGGAIPAS, from the exons atggCCTCAGCTCCAGCACAGCAGCCCACCCTCACTGTTGAGCAGACCAGAG TGGTACTGAGCGAGGTGATCCAGGCCTTCTCAGTACCAGAAAACGCCGCGAGGATGGAGGAGGCTCGAGAAAGTGCCTGCAACGACATGGGCAAGATGCTGCAGCTCGTGCTCCCCGTGGCCACGCAGATTCAACAGGAGGTCATCAAAGCCTACGGCTTCAACAACGAGGGAGAGG GTGTCTTAAAATTTGCCAGATTGGTGAAGATGTATGAAACCCAGGACCCTGAAATTGCAGCCATGTCCGTTAAACTGAAGTCTCTCCTCTTACCGTCGCTGTCGACACCACCTATAGGAGGCGCCATTCCAGCTTCGTAG